The following are encoded in a window of Spea bombifrons isolate aSpeBom1 chromosome 2, aSpeBom1.2.pri, whole genome shotgun sequence genomic DNA:
- the LOC128473864 gene encoding collagenase 3-like encodes MNSVADMNMLQMKVGFLCFLLCSFANCFPISDQNKNDSRSASDPDLQFAKVYLNKFYTLPQSKRSTGSIENQLQAMQHFFGLTVTGKLNVQTLNLMHQPRCGVPDVAQYKVIHKTITWPSNIITYRIVNYTPDLPPAQVTQVIRNALKVWSEVTPLDFIQLLDGTADIMISFGGQEHGDFFPFDGSSGILAHAFSPGKDIGGDVHFDEDETWTMTADGSSLFTVAVHELGHALGLDHSSSPTALMFPLYKYVSLKDYSLPAEDILGIQQLYGKYTLQNATITCQQMTMSNFYFLI; translated from the exons ATGAATTCCGTTGCAGACATGAACATGTTGCAGATGAAGGTTGGCTTTCTATGCTTTCTGTTATGCAGCTTCGCAAACTGCTTTCCCATATcagatcaaaataaaaatgactcgAGGTCGGCGTCCGATCCTGATCTACAGTTTGCAAAG GTATACCTGAATAAATTCTACACGCTTCCCCAAAGCAAGAGAAGTACTGGATCCATTGAAAATCAGCTGCAGGCAATGCAGCACTTCTTTGGTTTGACGGTTACTGGAAAACTTAACGTTCAAACCTTAAATCTGATGCACCAGCCGAGATGCGGGGTTCCTGATGTGGCGCAATACAAAGTTATCCACAAGACAATAACATGGCCTTcaaatattataacatacag AATTGTTAACTACACGCCTGATCTCCCACCTGCACAAGTGACGCAGGTCATTCGCAACGCTTTGAAGGTTTGGAGTGAGGTGACCCCGCTAGACTTCATTCAGCTCCTCGATGGAACGGCTGACATAATGATATCGTTTGGTGGGCAAG AACACGGAGACTTTTTCCCATTTGATGGAAGCTCTGGTATATTAGCACACGCTTTCTCTCCTGGAAAGGACATTGGTGGAGATGTCCATTTCGATGAAGATGAAACATGGACAATGACCGCAGACG GGTCCAGCTTATTTACTGTTGCTGTGCATGAGTTGGGCCATGCTCTGGGACTAGACCATTCCAGCAGTCCTACTGCCCTCATGTTTCCGCTCTACAAGTACGTCAGTTTAAAGGACTATTCCCTTCCAGCTGAGGACATCCTGGGAATACAGCAGCTATATGGTAAATACACATTGCAAAATGCTACAATCACATGCCAGCAAATGACGATGAGTAACTTCTACTTTCTTATATAA
- the LOC128474213 gene encoding collagenase 3-like, translating into MAPSMLSAVGLVLGLSCCLGVPVPHEDDSDFTHNDLRFAEKYLNTLYSSAANPTGILRYKGPKSVETKLKEMQSFFGLEVTGKLDEDTLDIMKQPRCGVPDIGQYNFFPRKLKWPRFNLTYRIVNYTPDLAHTDVDRAIKKALKVWSDVTPLNFTRLRTGTADIMVSFGKKEHGDYYPFDGPNGLLAHAFPPGDKIGGDTHFDDDEFFTNDFKGYNLFIVAAHEFGHALGLDHSRDPGSLMYPVYTYTETNNFVLPDDDVQGIQALYGSGNRDPHPKHPKTPEKCDPELSIDAVTELRGEKMIFKDRFFWRLHPQMIEAELVLTKSFWPELPNKIDAAYEYSQKDLIYIFKGKKFWALNGYDILDDYPKKLHELGFPKSLKSIDAAVHNNANGKTLFFTGDKYWSFDEENMSLEKGYPRFIADDFPGIGEKVDAAYQRNGYIYFFNGPLQFEYSIWSRKLTRVLKTNSILWC; encoded by the exons ATGGCTCCGTCAATGCTGTCGGCAGTCGGACTGGTCTTAGGCCTCAGTTGTTGCTTAGGAGTTCCCGTGCCTCATGAGGACGACTCTGACTTCACGCACAATGATCTACGATTTGCTGAG AAATACCTGAATACCCTGTATAGCTCTGCAGCAAACCCCACCGGAATTCTGAGATACAAAGGTCCCAAGAGCGTGGAAACCAAGCTCAAGGAAATGCAGTCGTTCTTTGGTCTGGAGGTGACGGGCAAACTAGACGAAGACACTTTAGATATTATGAAGCAACCCCGTTGTGGTGTCCCCGATATTGGGCAATATAATTTCTTTCCAAGGAAATTGAAGTGGCCAAGATTTAATCTCACATACag GATTGTGAACTACACCCCCGATTTAGCTCACACAGACGTGGACAGAGCAATCAAAAAGGCACTTAAGGTTTGGAGCGACGTGACCCCCTTAAACTTCACCAGACTACGCACAGGCACAGCTGACATCATGGTTTCTTTCGGGAAGAAAG aacatGGCGACTACTACCCGTTTGATGGCCCAAACGGTCTGTTGGCACATGCTTTTCCCCCTGGGGACAAAATCGGAGGTGACACCCATTTTGACGATGATGAGTTTTTCACAAACGACTTCAAAG GTTATAACCTTTTCATTGTTGCTGCTCACGAATTTGGCCATGCCTTGGGCCTTGATCATTCTAGAGACCCAGGATCCCTGATGTATCcggtatacacatacacagaaaCAAATAACTTTGTTCTTCCTGACGATGACGTCCAAGGAATTCAAGCTCTGTATG gATCTGGAAACAGAGACCCGCAtccaaagcatccaaaaactccagaaaaatgTGACCCTGAACTGAGCATTGATGCAGTAACAGAACTCAGAGGGGAAAAGATGATCTTCAAAGACAG GTTCTTCTGGCGTCTGCACCCACAGATGATCGAAGCAGAATTAGTGCTCACTAAATCCTTCTGGCCAGAACTTCCAAATAAAATCGATGCTGCATATGAATATTCACAGAAGGAtctcatatacatatttaaag gaaagaaATTCTGGGCTTTAAATGGATATGATATACTGGATGATTACCCAAAGAAACTACATGAGCTTGGGTTTCCAAAATCCCTAAAATCAATCGATGCAGCTGTTCATAACAACGCCAATGGAAAAACTCTCTTTTTCACAGGAGACAAGTACTGGAG TTTTGATGAAGAAAATATGAGTTTAGAAAAAGGCTACCCAAGATTTATAGCTGATGATTTTCCAGGAATTGGAGAAAAAGTAGATGCTGCTTACCAAAGAAatg GTTATATCTACTTTTTCAATGGACCTCTACAATTTGAATACAGCATTTGGAGCAGAAAACTGACTCGTGTGCTGAAGACGAACTCTATCCTGTGGTGCTAA